Within the Agromyces ramosus genome, the region ATGAACATGGAAGAACCACCGGCGGACCACACGGTCGAAGCGCCCCAGCCGAGGGCCGGGCGTACCGGATTGCTGCTCGTGCTGGCGGCAACGGCGATCGCAGGGATCAGCGGATACGCCATCACCTGGCTGGTTCCGCGAGTGGTCGGATTCGGGGACTACGCGGGTTTCGCAGTCTTCTGGTCGCTGCTCTTCCTCATCGCCAGCGCCCTCTCCGGCATACAGCAGGAGATCACGAGAGCGACTGAACGAGGCGTGCGCGACGCGAGCGGGGCGCCTCGGTCACGAGCTCGGACTGCCGTCTTCGCCCTGGGCGCCGTCGTCGTCGTCGTCGTCGTCGTCGCGTCCACGTCGGCATTGTGGGGGCGGGCGTTCCCCGAGGCATCCGATGCCCTCATCTGGCCGCTCCTGGTCGGCGCTGCGGCGAGCGTGTTCGTCGCAGCGTTGACGGGGACGCTCTACGGAGTGCATCGGTGGAAGGCGATCTTCTGGATCGTCGTCGTCGAGGCAGCGGTACGACTCGCGGCGATCGGCGTCGCGCTGGCGTTCGATGCCGACATCGCCGTGCTCGCGTGGGCCGTGGTGCTGCCGTTCCCGCTCGCATTCGTCACCGTCTGGCTCGCATCGCGGCGAGCGCTCGTCGGAACATCGCTCGACGTCGGCTATCGGCAGCTGACCTGGAACGTCGCTCGGACCATCGTCGCCGCCGCCTCGATGGGCTTGATGGTCAGCGGGTTCCCGTTCGTCTTGGCCTTGACCGCCGGTGCCGAGTCCGCCGAGACGCTGGGTCTCGTCGTGATCGCGACGACGCTCGTGCGGGCGCCGCTCATCGTCACGGCGATGGCGCTGCAGAGCTACCTGATCGTGTTCTTCCGCGAGCGGCGTTCCGCAATCCTTGGGTCGTTCTTGGCCATCGAGGGCGGGGTCGTCGCCGTCGGTGGACTTCTCGGTGTCGTCGGCTGGCTCGCCGGGCCCGCCGTCTTCGGGCTGCTCTTCCCGGGCCAGCCGGTCCCCGATGGCTGGTTCATCGCCGCACTCGTGTTCTCGTCCGCGCTCCTCGCCGGACTCTGCGTCAGTGCGCCGGCGGTCCTCGCGCGATCCGACCATGCGGCCTACACGACCGGATGGCTCCTGGCTGCCTTGGTCACGATCGTCCTGCTCATGCTGCCGATCGGGTTCCTTGAACGCACGACCCTCGCGCTCCTCCTCGGCCCGGTCGCGGGGTTGTCGGTACACGCGACGTCGATCGTCGCGGCCGCCCGAAATGTCCCCGGGGACGGGTCGGCCGCTCCGGTGGGACTCCCGAGAATCTGACGACGATTGTCGGGCTATCCTCGATGAGGCGGCCCGTCGACGGTGGGCGGCGCGGGAAGGCGGTTGCTAGGCGTGATCGGTTCCGAAACGACCCCGCGCGCATCCTCGCGAGCCGGTGCACGTCGGGTGGAGTGGATCACCCGCTATCGCGCGTTCATCCGGCCGAGGAACGACGGCATGCCCTCCACCAGGGTGCTGCTCGCGTTTCCAGCGCTGCTGCTGGTCGTCGGCGTGATCCTGGTCGCCCTCGGCATCAACGGGTCCTCCTCAGGGGAGATGCGGGAGTACGTCGAGACGGGTGCCGATCCCGCGCTCATCCTCGGAGAACCGCAGTTCACCCGGTCCGATGAGTGGAACGTCCAGACGGTCTGGGCGATCGCGCAGGTCGAGCAGGGGCTTCCGCTCGAGAACCAGACCTTCCCCGGCGGCATGGACTCGACCGTGCCGCAGGACCTGCCGCGCGCTGATTGGTCGGTTGCGTTCCGACCGCACCTGCTCGGCTTCCTCGTCTTCGACGTCGATCATGCGATCGCGTTCAAATGGTGGTTGCCCGGCCTGGCGCTCGCGGCGGCGGCGTATGCCTTCCTGGTGACGGTGATGCCCCGGCGCCCAGGCGTTGCGGCGATGCTCTCGGTCGGCTTCTTCTTCAGCCCGCTCATCCAATGGTGGTATCTCGCGACGACACTCTGGCCGGCCGCTTGGGCGCTCGCGACGATGGCCGCCCTCAACTTCGCATTGCGATCGTCATCGAAGGTGTCTCGATGGATCTGGGCTGCGGTGATCGCCTACCTCACGGTGGTCATGGCGATGGGCATCTACGTCCCCTTCATCGTGCCGTCGGTGCTCGTGGTGCTGTTCTTCGCGTTCGGCGCCGTCGTCGGTCGGCTGCGTGTGGGCATGCCGTTCGCGCAGGTCGTGGCGCGGCTCGTGCCGATCGTCGTCGGCGGGGTCGTGGGATCGGCGATCACCGTCTTCTGGCTGGTCACGAAGCTGCCGACGGTCGAGGCGTTCCTCGGAACCGCGTATCCGGGCGCGCGAAGCACGCCGACGGGCGGCAGCGACCTGCTGAGCTTCGCGTCGGCGGTCGGATCGTCGTTCACTCAAGCGCTCAACGCGCAGCGGCCCGGGCTGCTGGGAGCGAATTCCTCCGAGGCATCCACCTTCTTCTATGCCGGGATCTACCTGTTGCCGGTCATCGTCCTGGATCATCGCTCGGCAGGCCCGGGCACGCGGGCGGTTGCCGTGGGAGCTGATCGGGCTGACGACGGTGGTGTTCGTGCTGCTCGCCTATCTCTACATCCCCGGCTGGGATGCCATCTCGAAGCTGCTCCTCCTCGATCTCACCATCGCGGCCCGCGTGCGGCTCGGGCTCGGACTGGCGTCCCTCGCCATGCTGGCGTACGTCATCCGCTATCTCGACCAGCACCGCGTCAGGGCGGGCCTGTTGCTCAGCGTTATTCCCGCTGGTCTGTTCCTGCTCTCGCAGGTCGCGATCGCGGTCGTCGCATACCGGGCGATCCCCGCGATGCTCGAGCCGGTCCCGTTGTGGTGGCTCTGGGCTCTGCTCTCGGCCTTCGTCATCTTCGCGGTATCGCGCCGCATGATGAGGAGCGCGGCAGTGGCATTCCTGATCATCACGGTGGCCGGTTCGGGACTGACGAACCCGGTCTACGTCGGTGTCTACGACCTTCGGGAGACCGAGCCTTCGAAGGAGATCCAGCGCATCGACGAGGCAACCGAGGGCACCTGGGTGGGAGTCGGGTCGCGGGTGCCCACCGCGATGCTCCTCGAGTCGGGTGTCGAGGCGTTCAACGGTTTCCAGGGCGCGCCGTCAGATGAGATGTGGTCGCTCATCGACCCGGCGTCGCAGTACGAATA harbors:
- a CDS encoding DUF7654 domain-containing protein, encoding MPGSTCCRSSSWIIARQARARGRLPWELIGLTTVVFVLLAYLYIPGWDAISKLLLLDLTIAARVRLGLGLASLAMLAYVIRYLDQHRVRAGLLLSVIPAGLFLLSQVAIAVVAYRAIPAMLEPVPLWWLWALLSAFVIFAVSRRMMRSAAVAFLIITVAGSGLTNPVYVGVYDLRETEPSKEIQRIDEATEGTWVGVGSRVPTAMLLESGVEAFNGFQGAPSDEMWSLIDPASQYEYQWNRLAGVNWTPGDGEPIVSNPVGDQIEVTFDACSEFAQEHVQFVLSDAEGLDPTCLSEVDRFELPDESTLTIFEVVAP